One Beggiatoa leptomitoformis DNA segment encodes these proteins:
- a CDS encoding YqgE/AlgH family protein, with protein sequence MLETTYLNNHFLIAMPTLADPNFHQTVTYICTHNAEGAMGIIINRPISDVDLGDVLRHMSITVTDHSSVFLPVFEGGPVQRERGFVLHSPIGEWDAMLTVGELGITTSRDILAAIAKGEGPKQILIALGYAGWSAGQLEKELLSNAWLSIPADNNIIFNTPPEKRWKAAASKLGIDLNLLSSEAGHS encoded by the coding sequence ATGCTAGAAACTACTTATCTGAACAATCATTTTTTGATTGCGATGCCTACCCTAGCAGACCCCAATTTTCATCAGACCGTCACGTATATTTGTACGCATAATGCGGAAGGCGCGATGGGTATTATTATCAACCGTCCAATTTCAGATGTTGATTTAGGGGATGTTTTACGTCACATGAGTATTACGGTGACTGACCACTCTTCTGTGTTTCTCCCTGTGTTTGAAGGCGGCCCTGTACAGCGTGAACGCGGATTTGTACTCCACAGCCCTATCGGTGAATGGGATGCTATGCTCACCGTTGGTGAATTAGGCATTACCACCTCTCGCGATATTCTTGCCGCAATTGCTAAAGGTGAAGGGCCTAAACAAATATTAATTGCCTTAGGATATGCAGGTTGGTCGGCAGGGCAGTTAGAAAAAGAGTTATTATCTAACGCATGGTTAAGCATTCCCGCAGATAACAACATTATTTTTAATACCCCCCCTGAAAAACGGTGGAAAGCCGCCGCAAGTAAGTTAGGGATTGATTTAAACCTACTTTCCAGTGAAGCTGGGCATAGTTGA
- the ruvX gene encoding Holliday junction resolvase RuvX: MSANRYLTLLAFDYGTRRIGVAVGQTFTASARPLVVIPCDKYNEPDWVKIHALIQEWLPQRLIVGVPLTVGVSSETTIAARHFSEALQARYNLPVDLIDETLSSVAAEQALSERFSAKSKSRTKPGIDAVAAQVILETWFVEHANTE, translated from the coding sequence ATGAGTGCAAATCGCTATTTAACGCTTTTAGCTTTTGACTATGGCACACGTCGCATAGGCGTTGCTGTTGGACAAACATTTACCGCTTCTGCCCGTCCATTGGTAGTCATTCCTTGCGATAAATATAACGAACCCGATTGGGTAAAAATTCACGCGCTAATTCAGGAATGGCTACCACAACGCTTGATTGTAGGTGTCCCGCTAACGGTTGGCGTGAGTAGTGAAACGACAATTGCAGCACGTCACTTTAGCGAAGCCCTACAGGCGCGTTATAATCTACCCGTCGATTTGATTGATGAAACGCTCTCATCCGTTGCCGCCGAACAAGCACTCAGTGAACGCTTTTCCGCTAAAAGCAAAAGTAGAACCAAACCCGGTATAGATGCCGTTGCCGCTCAAGTCATTTTAGAAACATGGTTTGTAGAACACGCTAACACGGAATAA
- a CDS encoding aspartate carbamoyltransferase catalytic subunit, giving the protein MNAIQLDKNGRLKHFLGIEGLKRELLLEILDNAEFFSGFSEQVVKKIPLLSGKTIINLFFEPSTRTRTTFELAAKRLSADILNFNISASSTSKGETLIDMLHNLEAMHCDMFVVRHDQAGAAHFIAQHVSPHISIINAGDGRHEHPTQAMLDVFTIRKHKGDFTQLRIAIVGDILHSRVARSEIHALNTLGVAEIRVVGPKTLIPKNIQTLGVQIFHNLREGLKDVDVIIMLRLQKERMQGALLPNEHEYFQYYGLTEEDVDVAHPDAIVMHPGPINRGVEIASSVADGSRSVILQQVSNGIAVRMAIMAMTLGAMNRSTTITDAYV; this is encoded by the coding sequence ATGAATGCAATACAACTTGATAAAAATGGACGTTTAAAACATTTCTTAGGCATAGAAGGATTAAAACGTGAATTACTGTTAGAAATATTAGATAATGCCGAATTTTTTTCTGGGTTTAGTGAACAAGTTGTTAAAAAGATTCCCTTACTCAGTGGTAAAACCATTATTAATCTATTTTTTGAACCCAGTACACGCACCCGTACCACCTTCGAATTAGCCGCAAAACGCCTATCCGCCGATATTTTAAACTTCAATATCAGTGCCTCCTCCACCAGTAAAGGGGAAACATTGATTGATATGCTGCATAATTTAGAAGCGATGCACTGCGATATGTTTGTCGTGCGCCATGACCAAGCGGGAGCTGCACATTTTATTGCACAACATGTTTCCCCCCACATCAGCATTATCAATGCAGGTGATGGACGACATGAACACCCCACCCAAGCCATGTTAGATGTCTTTACCATCCGTAAACATAAAGGCGATTTTACCCAGTTGCGCATCGCTATTGTCGGCGATATTCTGCATTCACGAGTAGCCCGCTCAGAAATCCATGCGTTAAATACCTTAGGGGTAGCAGAAATTCGCGTTGTCGGCCCGAAAACACTTATTCCAAAAAACATTCAAACCCTCGGCGTACAAATCTTTCACAACCTACGAGAAGGCTTGAAAGATGTTGATGTTATCATTATGTTACGGTTACAAAAAGAACGGATGCAAGGCGCGTTATTACCTAATGAACACGAATATTTTCAATACTATGGTTTAACAGAAGAAGATGTCGATGTTGCACATCCCGACGCAATAGTTATGCACCCAGGCCCAATTAATCGTGGTGTAGAAATTGCGTCTTCTGTCGCAGATGGCAGTCGTTCAGTGATTTTACAGCAAGTAAGCAACGGTATTGCCGTGCGAATGGCCATTATGGCGATGACTTTAGGCGCGATGAATCGGTCAACAACCATAACGGATGCTTACGTGTAA
- the epmB gene encoding EF-P beta-lysylation protein EpmB, with the protein MMNSLTFVQNLPQTPWQTELQHAVRDPATLLKQLDLPTSLLTTVYNPARFALRVPRGYVARMRKADPNDPLLRQVLPLVTEQDKVAGFTLDPVGDQQSEKVTGLLHKYQGRVLLITTGACAVHCRYCFRQHFAYADAHPLREPAVWEYLQAHTDIKEVILSGGDPLTLTDKRLAEFVQRLASVSHIQRLRIHSRLPIVLPERITDDLLTLLTTSRLQSLLVVHTNHPNELDLHVIDALHRLNRAGVTLLNQTVLLKGVNDTAETLVQLSEQLFHAKVMPYYLNVLDRAQGTAHFEISLETAQGLLESLRCQLSGYLVPKLVREVAGAPYKVPVY; encoded by the coding sequence ATGATGAATTCTTTAACCTTTGTGCAAAACTTACCACAAACTCCTTGGCAAACAGAGCTTCAACACGCTGTTCGTGACCCCGCAACCTTACTCAAACAACTAGATTTACCCACGAGCTTATTAACGACCGTCTATAATCCTGCCCGCTTTGCCCTGCGTGTCCCGCGTGGTTATGTTGCAAGAATGCGCAAAGCTGACCCAAACGACCCCTTGTTACGTCAAGTATTACCCCTTGTGACAGAACAAGATAAAGTTGCAGGCTTTACGCTAGACCCTGTAGGCGACCAACAATCAGAAAAAGTTACGGGATTATTACATAAATATCAAGGGCGTGTATTACTAATCACCACAGGCGCGTGTGCTGTGCATTGTCGTTATTGCTTTCGCCAACACTTTGCCTATGCTGACGCACACCCCTTGCGAGAACCTGCCGTTTGGGAATATTTACAAGCGCATACCGATATTAAAGAAGTTATTTTAAGCGGTGGCGACCCCTTAACCTTGACAGACAAACGCCTTGCTGAGTTCGTGCAACGCTTAGCAAGCGTGTCACACATCCAGCGTTTGCGAATACATAGCCGTTTACCCATTGTATTGCCTGAACGAATAACGGATGATTTACTAACATTATTAACCACTAGCCGTTTACAATCCTTGCTAGTTGTACACACGAATCACCCTAACGAACTTGATTTACACGTCATTGACGCATTACACCGCTTAAATCGTGCAGGCGTTACCCTGTTAAATCAAACCGTTTTGTTAAAAGGGGTCAATGACACGGCAGAAACTTTAGTTCAACTGAGTGAACAACTCTTTCACGCTAAGGTCATGCCCTATTATTTAAACGTGTTGGATCGTGCGCAAGGAACCGCGCATTTTGAAATAAGTCTTGAAACCGCTCAAGGATTATTAGAAAGCCTGCGCTGTCAACTTTCAGGATATTTAGTCCCAAAATTGGTGCGAGAAGTCGCGGGCGCACCTTATAAAGTGCCTGTGTACTGA
- the aroK gene encoding shikimate kinase AroK, with protein sequence MSAEFKQHNNIFLVGLMGVGKTTIGRQLAAALEVPFKDSDKEIEERTGASVSLIFEVEGEAGFRKREAAMIAELTAQKGIVLATGGGAVLNPENRNCLQDRGLVVYLHASIEELLKRTAHSRNRPLLENTNPRERLETLFNERHPFYKSVADLVVDTEHHTVKQVVKFILKRIDPTQDL encoded by the coding sequence GTGTCTGCTGAATTCAAACAACATAACAATATTTTTTTAGTGGGTTTAATGGGGGTTGGAAAAACAACTATTGGACGACAACTGGCTGCCGCTTTAGAAGTTCCTTTTAAAGACAGTGATAAAGAAATTGAAGAGCGTACAGGTGCCTCTGTTTCCCTGATTTTTGAAGTGGAAGGAGAAGCGGGTTTTCGTAAACGCGAAGCCGCCATGATTGCAGAACTCACGGCACAAAAAGGCATAGTGCTTGCGACAGGGGGCGGTGCTGTCTTAAACCCAGAAAATCGTAACTGTTTACAAGATCGCGGCTTAGTTGTTTATCTCCATGCGTCTATTGAAGAACTGCTGAAACGCACCGCTCATAGTCGTAACCGTCCACTATTAGAAAACACCAACCCCCGTGAACGCTTAGAAACGCTTTTTAACGAACGTCACCCCTTCTACAAATCCGTTGCCGATTTAGTCGTTGATACCGAACACCATACGGTAAAACAAGTCGTTAAATTCATCCTGAAACGCATAGACCCCACGCAAGACTTATGA
- the aroB gene encoding 3-dehydroquinate synthase, with amino-acid sequence MKTVTVNLGERSYPIFIGQNLLGNPELIQPYVQGKQVMIVSNETVSPLYLEKILPAFQGLNIEAVILPDGEQYKTLDVLNQVFDGLLSEKFDRQATLVALGGGVVGDMTGFAAACYQRGVNFIQIPTTLLAQVDSSVGGKTGVNHALGKNMIGAFHQPQCVVIDTDTLNTLPDRELSAGFAEVIKYGLIDDIAFLQWLENNVTLLLKRDADALNYAIARSCQSKARIVSLDEKESGVRALLNLGHTFGHAIETSMGYGTYLHGEAIAIGMVLAARLSATMGWLSNEDVVRVARLIKRFQLPTTIPANMTPADMWQRMQVDKKVRDGKVRLVLMQKLGLSLLTDQYDPALLQKTLQVGQQEIAT; translated from the coding sequence ATGAAAACAGTAACCGTTAACTTGGGTGAACGTAGCTATCCTATTTTTATTGGACAAAATTTACTAGGCAATCCAGAACTGATTCAACCCTATGTACAGGGTAAACAAGTGATGATTGTCAGTAATGAAACGGTATCACCCCTGTATTTAGAGAAAATTCTCCCTGCTTTTCAAGGGCTGAATATCGAAGCAGTGATTTTACCTGATGGTGAACAATACAAAACCCTAGACGTGCTTAATCAAGTCTTTGATGGTTTGCTCTCCGAAAAATTTGACCGCCAAGCAACGCTCGTTGCATTGGGCGGCGGTGTTGTTGGCGATATGACGGGGTTTGCGGCCGCCTGTTATCAACGTGGTGTTAATTTTATCCAAATACCAACCACCTTACTTGCACAAGTAGATTCCTCTGTTGGCGGAAAAACAGGTGTAAATCACGCGCTTGGTAAGAATATGATAGGCGCGTTTCATCAACCACAATGCGTAGTGATTGACACAGATACACTGAATACCCTGCCAGACCGTGAATTAAGTGCAGGCTTTGCTGAAGTGATTAAATACGGCTTAATTGATGATATTGCTTTTTTACAATGGCTAGAAAATAACGTTACATTACTGCTCAAACGGGATGCTGATGCACTGAATTATGCAATAGCCCGTTCTTGTCAAAGTAAAGCCCGCATCGTAAGCCTAGATGAAAAAGAATCAGGAGTGCGCGCCCTGTTGAACTTGGGTCATACATTTGGACATGCCATTGAAACCAGCATGGGTTACGGCACTTATTTACATGGGGAAGCAATCGCCATAGGAATGGTACTCGCGGCAAGACTTTCCGCTACAATGGGTTGGTTAAGTAACGAAGATGTGGTACGGGTTGCGCGCTTAATTAAACGCTTTCAACTACCTACCACTATACCTGCCAATATGACCCCTGCTGATATGTGGCAACGTATGCAAGTTGATAAAAAAGTCCGTGATGGCAAAGTCCGTCTTGTACTTATGCAAAAATTAGGCTTATCACTGCTTACCGACCAATACGACCCTGCATTACTACAAAAAACGCTCCAAGTAGGTCAGCAGGAGATTGCAACATGA
- a CDS encoding deoxyguanosinetriphosphate triphosphohydrolase, protein MIFYKGSLARYAAHESLSLGRQHLESPSQYRTDYQRDRDRIIHSAAFRRLEYKTQVFVNHEGDLFRTRLTHSLEVAQLSRTVARSLSLNEDLTEAIALAHDIGHTPFGHAGQDALHQCMKEFGGFEHNLQALRIVDELEDHYPAFRGLNLTFEVREGILKHCSSKQAKLLGRVASRFLYEPRTQPSLEAQIANLCDEIAYNNHDIDDALRAKLVSIQQLREQRLFNDHYTDVMMQWSILPQRRIIHETIRRMIGEQIANLIETSSTQLETLQPKSIDDVRAKEESMLTLSAAMYEKHLELKQFLRTQMYQHYRVQRMAFKARRVINGLFEAFNNDARLLPTETQTEVKRLQELLGNDSGRARATADYIAGMTDRYAIAEYERLYNPLELP, encoded by the coding sequence ATGATATTTTACAAGGGTTCTCTTGCCCGCTACGCAGCGCATGAAAGCCTTTCCTTAGGACGGCAACATCTGGAGTCGCCTTCACAATATCGTACTGATTATCAAAGAGATAGAGATAGAATTATTCACTCGGCAGCCTTTCGCCGCTTAGAATATAAAACCCAAGTATTTGTGAATCATGAAGGCGATTTATTCCGTACTCGCCTAACCCATTCTTTAGAAGTAGCACAACTAAGTCGTACTGTTGCCCGCAGTTTGAGCTTGAATGAAGATTTAACCGAAGCCATAGCACTTGCGCATGATATTGGACATACCCCGTTTGGTCATGCAGGACAAGACGCATTGCACCAATGTATGAAAGAATTTGGCGGTTTTGAACACAATCTACAAGCCTTGCGAATTGTTGACGAATTAGAAGACCATTACCCCGCTTTTCGGGGATTAAATCTTACTTTTGAAGTACGCGAAGGTATTTTAAAACACTGCTCATCTAAACAAGCAAAGCTATTAGGGCGCGTTGCCTCGCGCTTTTTATACGAACCTCGCACCCAGCCCAGTTTAGAAGCACAAATTGCTAATTTATGTGATGAAATTGCTTATAACAATCATGATATTGACGATGCGCTACGTGCAAAATTAGTCAGTATTCAACAATTACGCGAACAACGTCTATTTAATGATCATTACACTGATGTGATGATGCAATGGTCAATATTACCTCAACGACGGATTATTCATGAAACTATCCGTCGTATGATAGGCGAACAAATTGCGAATTTAATTGAAACCAGCTCCACCCAGTTAGAAACATTGCAACCGAAAAGTATTGACGATGTTCGCGCCAAAGAAGAAAGTATGCTGACATTAAGTGCAGCAATGTATGAGAAACACCTAGAATTAAAGCAATTTTTACGAACACAAATGTACCAACATTACCGTGTACAACGGATGGCATTTAAAGCGCGTCGGGTCATTAATGGCTTATTTGAGGCGTTTAATAATGACGCACGTTTACTGCCGACGGAGACACAAACAGAAGTCAAACGCTTACAAGAGCTGTTAGGCAACGACTCAGGGCGTGCGCGTGCAACAGCCGATTATATAGCGGGTATGACCGACCGTTATGCTATTGCTGAATATGAACGCTTATATAATCCCTTAGAATTACCCTGA
- a CDS encoding response regulator — MNNIRIAIKFFLLSLTTISALIFVGLLGIYYIDKTYASLGRIYNTADMTNQIIKGIGVPIEKVRELTLQIVMSPRTEQRVALQEKHGILVNIIESKLQDHEKNLLKYRNDDNDIVILRELKTAWQDYLHASNLSIDYALHNQREAAFISTTQFENQVFIMLQTKLSNWLDDQIEDANALYVRTYEQYQITYWISLISIVFAAAIVFFFSFTVARNISIPLLSVKKHLQAIAQGNPQVTPLIHQGKDEIADIVNATEQLRQTMEWTINQANTIAAGNYSQKINPLSADDKLGTAIANMNQSLRKATTRNELQDWLKTGQTELNDQMSGEQELTVLARNIITFLTVYLNMQVGLFYLVVEPNKKQKIYTPYLNLLASYAYHKRKELANSFEFGEGIVGQVAIEREPLILTEVPEDYMSIQSGLGKSVPRTIIVYPLIYEETLKGVLELGSFRALSDEQLEFLKQVAPAVAIAINTAQSRLVMQSLLDDSQRQADVLQQQTEELQTQAEELQTQQEELRQANEELENRTHELELQKESIHKQNISLEKSQEAIENKAREVEQASRYKSEFLANMSHELRTPLNSMLILSQLLASNKENNLTDKQVEYAQTIRSAGADLLTLINDILDLSKVEAGKLEVHVENIVLADLLNATRLKFQHVAEQKQLVFTVKIAENVPDIVCSDAQRIKQIINNLLSNAFKFTEKGSITLFVERPQIDVSLYQLNPLKSLAISVIDTGIGIAPEKHTLVFEAFRQADGTTSRRFGGTGLGLSISRQLSRLLGGELILDATTSLGNGSCFTLYLPERLDAIPREQSNYNPPTPAVILPAPMPLVASSDTSSPAFIDAVMPEKQEVTDDRDHIQPNDKFILIIEDDPTFAKLLQEIAQEKGFKALLASDGKAGLQLAQTYQPHAIILDVGLPLIDGWTVMECLKDNANTRHIPVHFMSATDQDKDARQMGAIGYLLKPISMEELSDSFKRIEQFIAKTLKHLLIVVDNMQHRQAISEYVVTRDVEVSYAETMLKALQSLQTLDIDCVIVDIDVANDEGLRLLEQLNQVENMPYPPVIVYANRELTSNEEQRLAHCSQHLTIKSVYSPERLLDEATLFLHQVAAHLPQEKQAILCQIHDKALILKGKKVLIADDDMRNTFALGTVLEKNNMLVIIAKNGKKALEILQEQHDIDIVLMDIMMPEMDGYEAMRQIRAQPTFRKLPIIALTAKAMKGDRVKAIEAGANDYLSKPVDVDKLISLLRVWLYR; from the coding sequence ATGAATAATATCCGTATTGCAATCAAATTTTTCTTACTCTCATTAACGACTATTAGCGCGCTTATTTTTGTAGGATTATTAGGCATTTATTATATTGATAAAACCTACGCATCATTAGGACGTATCTATAATACGGCGGATATGACCAATCAGATTATAAAAGGAATTGGCGTTCCGATTGAAAAAGTTCGTGAGCTGACTTTACAGATAGTTATGTCTCCAAGGACAGAACAACGAGTCGCTTTACAAGAGAAACATGGAATACTGGTAAATATTATTGAAAGTAAGTTACAAGATCACGAAAAAAATCTTTTAAAATACCGTAATGATGATAATGATATTGTTATATTACGCGAATTGAAAACAGCATGGCAGGACTATCTTCATGCGTCTAATCTCAGCATAGATTATGCTTTGCACAATCAACGAGAAGCTGCATTTATAAGTACAACTCAATTTGAGAATCAAGTATTTATCATGTTGCAAACAAAGCTGAGTAATTGGTTAGATGATCAAATTGAAGATGCAAATGCCTTATATGTTAGAACTTATGAACAATATCAAATAACTTATTGGATATCTTTGATTAGTATTGTATTTGCAGCCGCAATTGTATTCTTTTTTAGCTTTACTGTGGCGCGGAATATCAGTATTCCTTTGTTATCTGTCAAAAAACATTTACAAGCCATTGCACAAGGAAATCCACAAGTAACGCCATTAATCCATCAAGGAAAAGATGAAATCGCCGACATTGTAAATGCAACAGAACAATTGCGACAAACAATGGAATGGACTATTAATCAGGCAAATACTATCGCAGCAGGTAATTATTCGCAGAAAATTAATCCGTTATCCGCAGATGATAAACTCGGAACTGCGATTGCAAATATGAATCAGTCATTACGCAAGGCAACAACGCGAAATGAATTACAAGATTGGCTCAAAACAGGACAAACTGAATTAAACGACCAAATGAGTGGTGAGCAAGAATTAACCGTGTTAGCGCGAAATATCATCACCTTTTTAACCGTTTATTTGAATATGCAGGTTGGTTTATTCTATTTAGTCGTAGAACCGAATAAAAAACAAAAAATATACACACCTTATCTTAATTTATTAGCCAGTTATGCTTATCATAAACGTAAAGAATTAGCGAATAGTTTTGAGTTTGGTGAGGGGATTGTCGGACAGGTTGCCATAGAACGTGAACCACTTATTCTCACAGAAGTTCCTGAAGATTATATGTCTATACAGTCGGGATTGGGGAAATCTGTACCACGTACTATTATTGTTTATCCGCTGATTTATGAAGAAACGTTAAAAGGCGTTTTAGAATTAGGCTCTTTTAGGGCTTTGAGTGATGAACAACTGGAATTTTTAAAACAAGTTGCCCCTGCCGTCGCCATTGCGATTAATACCGCACAATCCCGTTTAGTCATGCAATCATTACTAGATGATAGTCAACGTCAAGCAGATGTTTTACAACAACAAACTGAGGAATTACAAACCCAAGCAGAAGAGTTACAAACCCAACAAGAAGAATTGCGCCAAGCCAATGAGGAGTTAGAAAACCGTACCCATGAGCTTGAATTACAAAAAGAATCTATTCATAAGCAAAATATTAGTTTAGAAAAAAGCCAAGAAGCAATTGAAAATAAAGCGCGTGAAGTAGAACAAGCCAGCCGTTATAAATCCGAATTTCTCGCCAATATGTCACACGAGTTGCGAACTCCTTTGAATAGTATGCTTATTTTGTCGCAATTATTAGCCAGTAATAAAGAAAATAATTTGACAGATAAGCAGGTGGAATATGCCCAAACTATTCGCAGTGCTGGAGCTGATTTATTAACCTTAATCAATGATATTTTGGATTTATCCAAAGTGGAGGCGGGTAAATTAGAAGTTCACGTAGAAAATATTGTCTTGGCGGACTTACTCAACGCAACACGCCTAAAGTTTCAACATGTAGCGGAACAAAAGCAGTTAGTTTTTACGGTTAAAATCGCCGAAAATGTGCCTGACATCGTATGTAGTGATGCACAACGCATTAAACAAATTATCAATAATTTATTATCTAATGCCTTCAAGTTTACTGAAAAAGGTAGCATAACGCTGTTTGTTGAACGCCCACAAATAGACGTGAGTCTTTATCAGCTTAATCCATTAAAATCTTTAGCTATCAGTGTGATTGATACAGGAATAGGGATTGCACCAGAAAAACATACATTGGTTTTTGAAGCCTTTCGCCAAGCAGATGGGACAACCAGCCGTCGTTTTGGCGGAACGGGTTTAGGGTTATCCATTTCGCGTCAATTGTCGCGTTTATTGGGTGGGGAGTTAATTTTAGACGCTACGACAAGCCTTGGTAATGGCAGTTGTTTTACTCTGTATTTACCCGAGCGTTTAGACGCAATACCCCGTGAACAATCAAATTATAATCCCCCCACTCCCGCCGTTATATTGCCTGCTCCTATGCCGTTGGTTGCGAGTAGTGACACATCATCTCCTGCATTTATTGATGCAGTCATGCCAGAAAAACAGGAAGTTACTGATGATCGTGATCACATTCAACCTAACGATAAATTTATTCTGATTATTGAAGATGACCCTACTTTTGCAAAATTATTACAAGAAATTGCTCAAGAAAAAGGATTTAAAGCATTGCTTGCGAGTGATGGCAAAGCGGGACTACAGTTAGCGCAGACATATCAACCACATGCCATTATCTTGGATGTCGGACTTCCGCTGATTGACGGTTGGACAGTGATGGAATGTTTAAAAGATAACGCAAACACACGGCACATTCCCGTACATTTCATGTCGGCAACAGATCAAGATAAGGACGCGCGACAAATGGGGGCAATTGGTTATTTATTAAAGCCCATTAGTATGGAAGAGTTAAGCGATTCGTTTAAACGGATTGAGCAGTTTATTGCCAAAACGCTAAAACATTTGCTCATTGTTGTCGATAATATGCAACATCGTCAGGCAATTAGTGAATATGTGGTGACACGTGATGTAGAAGTGAGTTACGCAGAAACCATGCTTAAAGCATTACAGAGTTTGCAAACACTGGATATTGATTGTGTTATTGTTGATATTGATGTTGCAAATGATGAGGGATTACGCTTGTTAGAGCAGTTAAACCAAGTGGAAAATATGCCTTATCCGCCTGTAATTGTCTATGCTAATCGTGAATTAACATCGAATGAAGAACAGCGTTTAGCACATTGTAGTCAGCATCTGACTATCAAATCTGTTTATTCGCCTGAGCGTTTATTGGATGAAGCCACCCTTTTTTTGCATCAGGTAGCTGCTCATCTTCCCCAAGAAAAGCAAGCTATTTTATGTCAGATTCATGATAAAGCACTTATATTAAAGGGTAAAAAAGTATTAATTGCTGATGATGATATGCGCAATACATTTGCATTAGGAACAGTATTAGAAAAAAATAATATGCTGGTTATTATTGCTAAAAATGGTAAAAAAGCCCTAGAAATTTTGCAAGAGCAACATGATATTGATATTGTATTAATGGATATTATGATGCCAGAAATGGATGGATATGAAGCAATGCGACAAATTCGTGCGCAACCCACTTTTCGCAAATTACCTATTATCGCGCTAACCGCTAAAGCGATGAAGGGCGATAGAGTAAAAGCCATTGAAGCGGGGGCTAATGATTATCTTTCTAAACCTGTTGATGTGGATAAATTAATTTCATTACTGCGTGTTTGGTTATATCGCTAA